One Hypomesus transpacificus isolate Combined female chromosome 6, fHypTra1, whole genome shotgun sequence DNA segment encodes these proteins:
- the LOC124469002 gene encoding keratin, ultra high-sulfur matrix protein-like — protein MTPDQVPICDQGEQEECGTQVCGTQVCGTQVCGTQECGTQVCGTQVCGTQECGTQVCGTQECGTQECGTQECGTQVCGTQVCGTQECGTQECGTQVCGTQECGTQVCGTQECGTQVCGTQVCGTQECGTQVCGTQVCGTQECGTQECGTQVCGTQVCGTQECGTQECGTQVCGTQECGTQECGTQECGTQVCGTQECGTQVCGTQVCGTQECGTQVCGTQECGTQVCGTQECGTQVCGTQVCGTQECGTQECGTQCAIGKGYGIHTDTEAENISKREDLDNTGSWDLIRPTTGS, from the exons ATGACTCCAGATCAAGTACCAATATGTGACcaaggggagcaggaggagtgtGGGACTCAGGTGTGTGGGACTCAGGTGTGTGGGACTCAGGTGTGTGGGACTCAGGAGTGTGGGACTCAGGTGTGTGGGACTCAGGTGTGTGGGACTCAGGAGTGTGGGACTCAGGTGTGTGGGACTCAGGAGTGTGGGACTCAGGAGTGTGGGACTCAGGAGTGTGGGACTCAGGTGTGTGGGACTCAGGTATGTGGGACTCAGGAGTGTGGGACTCAGGAGTGTGGGACTCAGGTGTGTGGGACTCAGGAGTGTGGGACTCAGGTGTGTGGGACTCAGGAGTGTGGGACTCAGGTGTGTGGGACTCAGGTGTGTGGGACTCAGGAGTGTGGGACTCAGGTGTGTGGGACTCAGGTGTGTGGGACTCAGGAGTGTGGGACTCAGGAGTGTGGGACTCAGGTGTGTGGGACTCAGGTGTGTGGGACTCAGGAGTGTGGGACTCAGGAGTGTGGGACTCAGGTGTGTGGGACTCAGGAGTGTGGGACTCAGGAGTGTGGGACTCAGGAGTGTGGGACTCAGGTGTGTGGGACTCAGGAGTGTGGGACTCAGGTGTGTGGGACTCAGGTGTGTGGGACTCAGGAGTGTGGGACTCAGGTGTGTGGGACTCAGGAGTGTGGGACTCAGGTGTGTGGGACTCAGGAGTGTGGGACTCAGGTGTGTGGGACTCAGGTGTGTGGGACTCAGGAGTGTGGGACTCAGGAGTGTGGGACTCAG TGTGCCATCGGCAAGGGTTACGGGATTCACACTGACACCGAGGCAGAAAATATCTCAAAGAGAGAAGATTTAGATAACACAGGGTCCTGGGACCTGATAAGACCAACCACAGGGTCCTGA